The following DNA comes from Halobacillus litoralis.
CCGCTACTTGTTATATCATCAGTTTAGCCGCAATGATTGAACGAGCAGATCTGCCATTGAAAGAATTGGATATGGAGTCTGAAGGGATTGTCGATGTTACAGAGGGCGTATTCACTTATAAAAAAATCATTCATCGCCCACGTGTTTTATTGAGTTCGGAAGCGGATGAGGTAGACTTGAACAAATTAAATCGATTAATAGAAAAAGCAGAAAAGAGCTGCATGATTTCTAAAGCCATTGAGGGTAACGTTGAGCTTGAAATGGATGCAGAGACGTATATTAGTGAATAATGAAAAAGGCCTCCAGCCATGATTGGCGAGAGGCCTTTTTTGTAATATGGAAAATTATAAAGCGGCCAAGCATGCGGATGTTTTGG
Coding sequences within:
- a CDS encoding OsmC family protein; the encoded protein is MALHHFHLKADWPGGRNEVGYIESDKLKTEISIPKEMNGPDIGTNPDEMLLGAAATCYIISLAAMIERADLPLKELDMESEGIVDVTEGVFTYKKIIHRPRVLLSSEADEVDLNKLNRLIEKAEKSCMISKAIEGNVELEMDAETYISE